The following coding sequences lie in one Phragmites australis chromosome 8, lpPhrAust1.1, whole genome shotgun sequence genomic window:
- the LOC133926613 gene encoding 16.0 kDa heat shock protein, peroxisomal-like → MADFFFGSPFRRLLHARPLTAEWPSSAAAAMDWVETPTSHVLRINAPGLGKDDVKVQVEEGNVLTIRGAKEKEKEKKEDDEKEGVVWHVAERGKPEFARAVALPENVRVEGIRAGMENGVLTVVVPKEPAPARSRPRPIAVSSKL, encoded by the coding sequence ATGGCGGACTTCTTCTTCGGGAGCCccttccgccgcctcctccacgcGCGCCCCTTAACCGCCGAGTggccctcctccgccgcggccgccatGGACTGGGTGGAGACCCCGACCTCCCACGTGCTCCGGATCAACGCGCCGGGCCTCGGCAAGGACGACGTCAAGGTCCAGGTCGAGGAAGGCAACGTGCTCACCATCAGGGGCgcgaaggagaaggagaaggagaagaaggaggacgACGAGAAGGAGGGAGTGGTGTGGCACGTGGCGGAGCGCGGGAAGCCGGAGTTCGCTCGCGCGGTGGCGCTGCCGGAGAACGTGCGGGTCGAGGGGATCAGGGCGGGCATGGAGAACGGCGTGCTCACCGTCGTGGTGCCCAAGGAGCCCGCCCCGGCCCGGTCCAGGCCCAGGCCCATCGCCGTCTCCAGCAAGCTCTGA
- the LOC133927591 gene encoding replication protein A 70 kDa DNA-binding subunit B-like yields MVEASKFKVISLKTTSATRLYTDLDVPETWNLIDRHSREETLSKMMEVNKSTHGILEEKMFYNRRTLREISEMRHDNQTDQDFVFTSKARIDKLQENAKWWYMSCNIYSKMCTKIDDKYYCNNCKEYPKKPTPRYWIRLEISDHTTTITCTIFDDEAQRMLSTSISDLLDSLNKNTEDVPKIIQQLCEKTLIFRFKLSNQNLTEGKPGYLVKTTFVPDDKLETKFLNDKAKKDLIDQDMKDIMKQQTSKLEEAKNKKTESEKKE; encoded by the exons ATGGTTGAAGCTTCAAAGTTCAAAG TTATATCTCTAAAGACCACTAGCGCCACAAGATTGTATACAGATTTAGATGTACCAGAAACCTGGAATCTTATTGACAG GCACTCAAGGGAAGAAACTTTATCAAAAATGATGGAGGTAAACAAAAGTACACATGGGATACTAGAGGAGAAAATGTTTTATAACAGAAGGACATTACGAGAAATCTCTGAAATGAGACATGACAACCAAACAGATCAA gATTTTGTATTTACATCAAAAGCAAGGATAGATAAGCTGCAAGAAAATGCTAAGTGGTGGTACATGTCATGCAACATTTACAGCAAAATGTGCACTAAGATAGATGACAAGTACTATTGTAACAATTGCAAAGAATACCCAAAAAAGCCGACACCTAG ATATTGGATTCGATTGGAAATCAGTGACCACACAACCACTATTACCTGCACTATATTTGATGATGAGGCACAGAGAATGCTCAGTACATCTATCTCAGATTTACTAGATTCACTGAATAAAAATACtgaagatgtaccaaagattatACAACAACTATGTGAAAAAACACTTATCTTTAGGTTCAAGCTAAGCAATCAAAATTTGACTGAAGGAAAACCAGGATACTTAGTAAAAACAACATTTGTGCCTGACGACAAGCTTGAGACAAAATTCTTGAATGATAAAGctaaaaag GATTTGATTGATCAGGACATGAAAGATATAATGAAACAACAAACAAGTAAATTGGAAGAAGCCAAAAATAAG AAAACTGAATCTGAAAAGAAGGAATAA